One region of Novipirellula artificiosorum genomic DNA includes:
- a CDS encoding ATP-grasp domain-containing protein → MTPATIILIGASVRAAAQSAVRAGIRVIGVDFFGDIDCRDCCERFILVRPDETDAQLNLRLPSLPRLSVGGRNHAAASPDLAQPALLESVARDSGTCFAGAYQSPRNDLDPNVRWLWKNRIGSGGLGVSFSREGQVEGYWQPWIAGRRFGVSFLSDRRDTVMLGVCRSLHTRKGSQPFVYSGSFGPLRLTRPFHCQLQSLGDTIVRQTGVVGLFGIDLVMDSAGRIWLLEINPRWTASSELIEADLIRRGMLKQNESLIGSVAKLLFGCEFERVTSPTPAELRSRLSRKTDRSQALLKRVVFAKHAGLFHRDVADRWLTPAITLSDIPMPGTQVAAGMPIATLRMPWESSAATRGAIRIVTQSLE, encoded by the coding sequence ATGACACCAGCGACGATCATTCTAATCGGGGCGAGTGTGCGGGCAGCTGCCCAATCGGCGGTTCGTGCTGGGATTCGCGTGATCGGTGTCGATTTCTTTGGCGACATCGATTGCCGAGACTGCTGCGAACGGTTCATTCTCGTTCGGCCGGACGAGACCGATGCGCAGTTGAACTTGCGTTTGCCCAGCCTGCCACGACTTTCCGTCGGCGGACGAAACCACGCAGCGGCCAGTCCCGATTTGGCACAGCCCGCGCTGCTTGAATCGGTTGCTCGCGATTCGGGCACATGCTTTGCGGGAGCGTATCAATCGCCCCGAAACGATCTCGACCCGAATGTCCGTTGGCTGTGGAAAAATCGCATCGGCTCGGGTGGTCTTGGCGTTTCCTTTTCACGTGAGGGTCAAGTGGAGGGGTATTGGCAACCGTGGATCGCGGGACGAAGGTTCGGCGTCTCGTTCTTGAGCGATCGACGCGATACGGTGATGCTCGGCGTGTGCCGCTCGCTGCACACACGAAAAGGATCGCAACCCTTCGTGTATTCGGGATCGTTTGGACCGTTGAGATTGACGCGACCCTTCCACTGCCAGTTGCAATCCCTGGGTGACACCATCGTCCGACAAACCGGTGTTGTGGGACTATTTGGCATCGATCTGGTGATGGACTCAGCGGGACGTATCTGGTTGTTAGAAATCAATCCCCGCTGGACGGCATCGAGCGAACTGATTGAGGCGGACTTGATCCGTCGTGGCATGCTCAAGCAGAACGAATCGCTGATTGGATCCGTTGCAAAGTTGCTTTTCGGATGCGAGTTTGAGCGGGTGACTTCGCCAACCCCGGCGGAATTGCGAAGCCGATTGAGTCGGAAAACCGATCGCTCGCAAGCCCTACTCAAGCGAGTTGTCTTCGCGAAGCACGCGGGCCTGTTTCATCGCGATGTCGCAGATCGATGGCTAACGCCGGCAATCACCCTGTCTGATATCCCGATGCCGGGTACGCAAGTTGCAGCCGGAATGCCGATCGCCACGTTGCGGATGCCGTGGGAATCGAGCGCAGCCACGCGAGGAGCCATCAGAATCGTGACTCAGTCCCTCGAATGA
- a CDS encoding arylsulfatase: protein MKTSPQVLITRLFIAVVALTPLSGWAQIQTSGTAGSPAATTTIDGSQLPAPDPKFGGVIEDDALQSKAWWAPRIVPPKQAPNILLIMTDDSGFGVPSTFGGVIPTPTMDRLAKTGLRYNNIHSTALCSPTRAALITGRNHHSAGFGVISEQSTGFPGYNSIIAKDKATIGRILKDNGYATSWFGKDHNVPAFCASKVGPFDNWPIGQGFEYFYGFVGGDANQWQPNLFRNTTQIYPFEGKPGWNLVTGMADDAIDYLNEINQIQPDKPFFCYFVPGATHAPHHPTQEWVEKIRDMHLFDDGWNKLRERIFENQKRLGVIPANTQLEPWPTEVIKNWDDCTPAEKKLFIRQVETFAAFEAYTDYEIGRVVQTVEDMGKLDNTLIIYINGDNGTSAEGGPLGTPNEVAFFNGVNMMPVAEQMKFYDVWGTEETYNHMSAGWSWAFDTPFTWFKQNASKLGGIRQCMAISWPRHIKDKGSLREQFCHVNDIVPTILEACEIPAPEYVDGIQQAPIEGTSLAYTFDANAAKEKSRHTTQYFEMMGQWALYHEGWLLSTKVNRAPWEAFGAANPDPLNNQILELYDLNADFSQSQNIADKHPDKVKQMKQMFIEEAKKYQVFPMDASVAGRIVAPRPNITAGRTQFVYTKPMVGLPQGDSPFLLNSSYTITADIEVPKGGAEGMILTSGGRFAGYGFYLLEGKPVFLWNLIDLNRIKWEGPDALAPGKHTLEFDFKYDGLGVGTLAFNNMSGLGRGGTGTLKVDGKVVQTVAMPHTLPMILQWDESFDIGSDTLTSVNDADYKPPFTFTGKLNKLTIEVDRPELSPDEIKQLEEGLKKVDAGRE from the coding sequence ATGAAAACCAGCCCACAAGTCTTGATCACTCGACTCTTCATTGCAGTTGTTGCTCTCACGCCGCTGTCCGGATGGGCACAAATTCAAACCTCGGGTACCGCTGGCTCGCCCGCCGCGACCACGACGATTGACGGAAGTCAGTTGCCTGCGCCAGATCCTAAATTTGGTGGTGTGATCGAGGACGATGCGCTACAGTCCAAGGCGTGGTGGGCACCTCGTATCGTGCCGCCGAAGCAGGCGCCGAATATCTTGTTGATCATGACGGACGACTCTGGCTTTGGTGTGCCCAGCACGTTTGGCGGTGTCATTCCAACACCGACCATGGATCGACTCGCGAAAACCGGCTTGCGTTACAACAATATTCACTCCACGGCACTCTGCTCACCGACTCGCGCTGCTTTGATTACCGGACGCAATCACCATTCGGCGGGCTTCGGCGTGATCTCCGAACAATCGACTGGGTTCCCTGGTTACAACAGCATCATTGCCAAGGACAAGGCAACCATCGGCCGAATCCTGAAGGATAACGGCTATGCAACCTCATGGTTCGGCAAGGACCATAACGTACCAGCCTTCTGCGCAAGCAAGGTCGGCCCCTTCGACAATTGGCCCATCGGCCAGGGTTTTGAGTACTTCTACGGGTTTGTCGGTGGCGACGCGAATCAGTGGCAGCCGAACCTATTCCGCAATACGACCCAAATCTATCCGTTCGAAGGCAAACCGGGTTGGAACCTCGTGACCGGCATGGCCGACGACGCGATTGACTACCTGAACGAGATCAACCAAATCCAGCCCGACAAGCCATTCTTCTGCTACTTCGTTCCGGGTGCGACGCACGCGCCGCATCACCCAACCCAAGAGTGGGTCGAGAAAATCCGCGACATGCATCTGTTCGACGACGGATGGAACAAGCTTCGGGAGCGGATTTTTGAAAACCAAAAGCGTCTCGGTGTCATTCCGGCGAACACTCAGTTGGAACCATGGCCGACCGAAGTGATCAAGAATTGGGACGATTGCACGCCAGCCGAGAAGAAACTGTTTATTCGCCAGGTGGAAACGTTCGCCGCCTTTGAAGCCTACACCGACTACGAAATCGGACGGGTCGTGCAGACCGTCGAGGACATGGGCAAGCTCGACAACACCCTGATCATCTACATCAACGGCGACAACGGCACCAGTGCCGAGGGCGGTCCGCTCGGCACCCCCAACGAAGTCGCGTTCTTCAACGGTGTCAACATGATGCCCGTCGCCGAGCAGATGAAGTTTTACGACGTGTGGGGTACCGAGGAGACCTACAACCACATGTCGGCAGGTTGGTCCTGGGCTTTCGATACGCCCTTCACTTGGTTTAAGCAGAATGCGTCGAAACTTGGAGGCATCCGTCAATGCATGGCGATCTCTTGGCCCAGACACATCAAGGACAAGGGTAGTTTGCGAGAGCAATTTTGCCACGTCAACGATATCGTCCCCACCATCCTCGAAGCCTGTGAGATTCCCGCGCCCGAGTACGTGGACGGTATCCAGCAGGCGCCGATCGAAGGTACAAGCCTGGCCTACACCTTCGATGCAAACGCTGCAAAGGAGAAGTCGAGGCATACGACCCAGTACTTTGAAATGATGGGTCAATGGGCCTTGTATCACGAGGGTTGGTTGCTGAGCACCAAGGTAAACCGTGCGCCATGGGAAGCTTTCGGAGCTGCCAATCCTGATCCACTCAACAACCAAATCCTCGAACTCTACGATCTGAACGCCGACTTCAGTCAATCTCAGAACATCGCCGACAAGCATCCTGATAAAGTGAAACAGATGAAGCAGATGTTCATCGAGGAAGCGAAAAAGTACCAAGTCTTCCCGATGGATGCGTCGGTTGCGGGTCGCATTGTGGCTCCGCGTCCGAACATCACCGCCGGACGAACCCAGTTCGTCTACACCAAGCCGATGGTGGGGCTACCGCAAGGCGATTCACCGTTCCTGCTTAACAGTTCCTACACCATCACCGCGGATATTGAGGTACCCAAGGGCGGTGCCGAGGGAATGATCTTAACTTCGGGTGGCCGATTTGCCGGCTACGGATTCTACCTACTTGAAGGCAAACCCGTTTTCCTCTGGAATCTGATTGACTTGAATCGAATCAAGTGGGAAGGTCCTGACGCACTCGCGCCAGGCAAGCACACGCTGGAGTTTGACTTCAAGTATGACGGTCTCGGAGTCGGGACGCTGGCGTTTAACAACATGAGTGGTCTTGGACGCGGTGGAACGGGAACGTTGAAGGTGGACGGCAAGGTCGTCCAGACCGTCGCGATGCCTCACACGTTACCGATGATCCTACAATGGGACGAGAGCTTCGACATTGGCTCCGATACGCTGACGAGTGTCAATGACGCTGACTACAAGCCACCCTTCACCTTCACCGGTAAACTCAACAAATTAACCATCGAGGTGGATCGCCCCGAGCTGTCGCCAGACGAAATCAAGCAGTTGGAAGAAGGACTAAAGAAAGTCGATGCCGGTCGCGAGTAA
- a CDS encoding serine/threonine protein kinase, with the protein MSQDRTQYQTAGAQSASQKLSVAATTPPADVPGYRLRSFLGAGAFGQVWVGQDLNTGRGVAVKFYLHRGGVNWSLLSREVKNLVQLSADRHVVQVLEVGWDADPPYYVMELVGGGSLEERLERVNRLSVSDAVEMFRKILVGLNHCHGKGVLHCDLKPANILLGEDSEPRLADFGQSRMSHDQTPALGTLFYMAPEQADLQSTPDAAWDVYAVGAILYRLLTGEPPYRSDAVLGQIDTAESLPQRLDHYRKAIEESAPPTAHSKMRGVDRSLSRIVNRCLAADPAQRYANVQQIMQDLNRRDQIRARRPLMLLGIVGPLLILLATGFYAARSIEHAIESTRVALRREAVGSNKLAARFAARTLESEIERYFDAATREASSQDFHALLQKTLDDTAVKPERLTIGSPTADPLSKTNARERLLDAPIRMQLDDYLATRLHRYIDADLSLRRPRFATMFVTDSSGTMIAIGYDKPVERDQNSAGQNFAYRTYFHGGRNDLVKSTPIDSIEPLRRTHLSSAFLSTATGLWKVAVSTPIYFSDQRERPDAVFVATINLGDFQLLQSEQGANQIAVLLEAREGPLRGTVLQHPLMDALRESGNTLADEKFQVSSDLIDEISKRDDVDYQDPVAKVPEGAPYAGDWIVAMQPVQLPIQDTGKDDDDDRIPPSDTATDLLVLVQYRLSKVLAPVGQMRTMLMSEGAAAIISTLFVMVALWFFVRRSGESKNELPSVPEEETSDRTGNTETIAVN; encoded by the coding sequence GTGAGTCAGGATCGAACACAGTACCAAACCGCTGGAGCACAATCCGCAAGCCAGAAACTGTCGGTTGCTGCGACGACACCGCCAGCAGATGTCCCCGGATACCGTCTAAGAAGCTTTCTCGGTGCGGGGGCTTTTGGCCAAGTCTGGGTTGGCCAGGACCTGAATACCGGTCGAGGCGTCGCCGTCAAATTCTACTTGCATCGCGGTGGCGTCAACTGGTCGCTGTTGAGTCGTGAGGTCAAGAATCTCGTTCAATTGTCGGCCGATCGCCATGTCGTTCAAGTACTTGAAGTCGGTTGGGATGCCGACCCGCCCTATTACGTGATGGAATTGGTTGGCGGTGGGTCACTTGAAGAACGATTGGAACGAGTGAATCGATTGAGCGTCAGCGACGCCGTGGAGATGTTTCGGAAAATCCTCGTTGGGTTGAACCACTGTCACGGTAAGGGGGTCCTGCACTGCGACTTGAAACCCGCGAACATTTTGTTGGGTGAAGACAGCGAACCGCGGTTGGCCGATTTTGGCCAAAGCCGCATGTCTCACGATCAAACGCCGGCACTCGGTACGCTGTTTTATATGGCACCCGAACAGGCTGATTTGCAGTCGACACCCGACGCAGCCTGGGATGTCTACGCAGTGGGAGCGATTCTCTATCGATTGTTAACCGGCGAACCACCGTATCGTAGCGATGCCGTGCTGGGCCAGATTGACACCGCCGAGTCGCTGCCCCAGCGGTTGGATCACTACCGCAAAGCAATTGAAGAAAGTGCCCCCCCCACCGCTCATTCGAAAATGCGTGGTGTTGACCGATCACTCAGCCGGATTGTGAATCGTTGCTTGGCCGCCGATCCCGCGCAGCGGTATGCCAATGTCCAGCAGATCATGCAGGATCTCAATCGCCGTGACCAAATACGAGCGCGTCGGCCTTTGATGCTGCTGGGAATCGTCGGCCCACTGTTGATTCTGCTAGCAACCGGATTCTATGCCGCACGGAGCATTGAGCACGCAATTGAAAGCACCCGAGTTGCACTCCGCCGGGAAGCGGTGGGGAGCAATAAATTGGCAGCTCGGTTCGCGGCTCGAACACTCGAAAGTGAAATCGAACGCTATTTCGATGCAGCGACCCGTGAAGCCAGTAGCCAGGATTTTCACGCACTCTTGCAAAAGACACTTGACGATACGGCGGTAAAACCCGAGCGTTTGACGATTGGTTCACCGACCGCAGACCCGCTCTCGAAAACGAACGCACGCGAACGTTTGCTCGATGCTCCGATTCGAATGCAGCTTGACGACTATTTGGCCACACGCTTGCATCGCTACATTGATGCGGATCTGTCCCTCCGTCGGCCCCGTTTTGCAACCATGTTTGTAACGGATTCAAGCGGAACCATGATTGCAATTGGGTATGACAAGCCCGTCGAGCGCGACCAAAATAGTGCGGGCCAAAACTTCGCCTATCGCACCTACTTTCATGGTGGTCGGAATGATTTGGTCAAATCGACGCCGATTGATTCGATCGAGCCGCTACGCCGCACCCATTTGTCATCAGCCTTTCTGAGTACGGCAACCGGATTGTGGAAAGTTGCCGTCAGCACGCCGATCTACTTTAGCGACCAGCGAGAACGCCCCGACGCGGTCTTCGTGGCGACGATCAATTTGGGCGATTTTCAGCTTCTGCAAAGTGAACAAGGGGCAAACCAGATCGCGGTGCTGCTTGAAGCGCGTGAAGGCCCGCTGCGAGGCACCGTGTTGCAACATCCGCTGATGGACGCACTCCGTGAATCAGGAAATACACTAGCGGACGAAAAGTTCCAGGTTTCCAGCGATTTGATCGACGAGATCTCCAAACGAGACGATGTCGATTATCAAGATCCCGTCGCCAAAGTCCCAGAGGGTGCACCCTATGCTGGGGATTGGATCGTCGCGATGCAACCGGTTCAGCTGCCCATTCAAGACACGGGCAAAGATGACGATGATGACCGCATCCCGCCGAGCGATACCGCCACCGACCTGTTGGTGCTCGTCCAATATCGATTGAGCAAAGTCTTGGCTCCGGTTGGCCAAATGCGGACGATGCTGATGTCCGAAGGGGCTGCCGCCATCATTTCGACACTCTTCGTCATGGTGGCGTTGTGGTTCTTTGTCCGCCGAAGCGGAGAATCGAAAAACGAATTGCCGAGTGTTCCCGAGGAGGAAACAAGCGATCGCACCGGAAACACCGAAACGATCGCCGTCAACTAG
- the fae gene encoding formaldehyde-activating enzyme: MQFNIGEALVGDGNEIAHIDLMIGSKDGPVGVAFANALSNQSEGHTNLLAVLEPNVAVKPSTVMITKVTIKGMKQAVQMFGPAQAAVAKAVADAVAEGIIPKDQAEELVCVCGVFIHPDAEDDEKIYNFNYEATKQSLVAAMAGKPTVDEMIAKKDSAAHPFKGF; this comes from the coding sequence ATGCAGTTTAACATTGGTGAAGCATTAGTTGGCGACGGCAACGAGATTGCCCACATTGATTTGATGATCGGTAGCAAAGATGGACCGGTTGGCGTCGCATTTGCAAACGCGTTGTCGAACCAAAGCGAAGGCCACACGAACTTGTTGGCCGTGTTGGAGCCCAACGTCGCCGTGAAACCTTCGACCGTGATGATCACCAAAGTGACGATCAAGGGTATGAAGCAAGCCGTGCAAATGTTTGGCCCCGCTCAAGCGGCGGTTGCGAAAGCCGTTGCAGACGCGGTCGCCGAAGGAATCATTCCAAAGGATCAAGCCGAAGAGTTGGTTTGCGTTTGCGGCGTGTTCATTCACCCCGATGCTGAGGATGATGAAAAGATTTACAATTTCAACTACGAGGCCACGAAGCAATCGCTCGTTGCTGCGATGGCGGGTAAGCCAACGGTCGACGAAATGATCGCGAAGAAAGACTCGGCGGCTCATCCGTTTAAGGGTTTCTAA
- a CDS encoding Gfo/Idh/MocA family protein — protein MISRQKSSSSRRQFIKSTSAATGSLLILGTKASGAIQGANDRVRIAVAGLNGRGQSHIAGWSKAENTELAYVIDPDARVLKNSMKVLEEKASQGNTKFKTQAVSDFREALDDKNVDAISVATPNHWHSLITIHGAQAGKHVYVEKPMSHDVGEGRIVAEAQKKYGVVIQHGTQKRSSATIAGLHRMLKSGELPRLKIAYGYCCKPRDGIGHKPIGPPPANLNWDLWKGPAVIENYHANYHPYNWHWFWETGNGDLNNQGTHELDVARWALDDDQTHPIRSMAIGGRFQWDDQGKTPNTMFAMAEYPNGQMVFFNVRNVNYANYERQVMNEYYLEDGSVIVEDGGYKIKRPGASKAEKLDVEPGDVTPGGNWDSFIAAVRAAEPEMANGTAQEAHYSCTLGHLMNNSYRLGQEAPFRIDAAPFDGNEAAKQHFVKLHELMRDGVGVSESQAKYTVGPMLTFDPATERHVGPFADQANALLKNPNNPGFRVPALADL, from the coding sequence ATGATCTCACGCCAAAAATCATCTTCGTCCCGCCGCCAGTTCATCAAATCGACTTCGGCGGCGACTGGCTCACTTCTGATCCTCGGAACAAAGGCATCCGGTGCGATTCAGGGCGCGAATGATCGCGTTCGTATCGCGGTAGCTGGGTTGAACGGGCGTGGTCAATCTCACATCGCAGGTTGGAGCAAAGCAGAGAACACCGAATTGGCATATGTGATCGATCCCGACGCTCGCGTCCTCAAGAATTCCATGAAGGTACTTGAAGAAAAGGCTTCGCAAGGGAATACGAAATTCAAGACCCAGGCCGTCAGCGATTTTCGCGAGGCGCTTGATGACAAAAACGTCGATGCGATCTCCGTTGCAACGCCCAATCATTGGCATTCGCTCATCACAATTCACGGGGCTCAGGCCGGTAAGCATGTCTATGTGGAAAAACCGATGAGCCATGACGTCGGCGAGGGTCGGATTGTCGCGGAAGCTCAGAAGAAGTACGGCGTTGTGATCCAGCACGGCACACAGAAACGAAGCTCGGCAACGATCGCTGGGCTTCATCGAATGCTCAAGTCAGGCGAGTTGCCTCGACTGAAAATCGCTTACGGCTACTGCTGCAAACCACGCGACGGGATTGGACACAAACCGATCGGCCCGCCACCAGCGAATTTGAATTGGGACCTATGGAAAGGTCCTGCTGTGATTGAAAACTATCACGCCAACTATCACCCCTATAATTGGCACTGGTTCTGGGAAACGGGAAACGGAGACTTAAACAACCAAGGCACTCACGAACTTGACGTCGCTCGTTGGGCTCTCGATGACGACCAAACGCACCCCATTCGCTCCATGGCCATCGGTGGGCGTTTCCAGTGGGACGACCAAGGCAAGACGCCCAATACGATGTTTGCGATGGCCGAGTACCCTAACGGCCAAATGGTTTTCTTCAACGTCCGCAATGTCAACTATGCGAACTACGAACGTCAGGTGATGAATGAGTATTATCTCGAAGACGGCAGCGTGATCGTGGAAGACGGTGGATACAAGATCAAGCGTCCGGGCGCCTCGAAGGCGGAAAAACTTGATGTCGAGCCAGGCGACGTGACCCCGGGCGGCAACTGGGATTCGTTTATCGCAGCGGTTCGCGCCGCAGAGCCAGAAATGGCGAATGGGACGGCTCAAGAAGCTCACTACAGTTGCACGTTGGGACACCTGATGAACAACTCGTACCGACTCGGTCAAGAAGCTCCGTTCAGAATCGATGCGGCCCCTTTTGACGGTAACGAAGCTGCGAAGCAACATTTCGTCAAGCTCCATGAACTGATGCGTGACGGAGTCGGAGTTTCCGAATCCCAAGCCAAGTACACGGTGGGGCCGATGCTTACCTTTGATCCGGCTACCGAACGACACGTTGGCCCCTTTGCCGATCAAGCCAACGCGTTGCTGAAGAACCCCAATAACCCTGGTTTCAGGGTGCCAGCCCTCGCCGACTTGTAA
- a CDS encoding glycoside hydrolase family 43 protein has product MKLASLPGLVLLVLLSSPATAQQTGSWGDQGDGTYRNPILNADYPDVDVEQVGDTYYMISSKQHMSPGMVILESKDMVNWTSIGHVWKRLDWAPEYDWDQMNGYSFGVWAGDLAYHDGTWYCYQIDFKHGLYMSSAADIHGPWSTPVQMLPTEKVFDDPAVFWDDTAHQAYLLCNTGTKQRTERDGKGGNENRLYKMSWDGQRIEDEGTVIYRGTGAEAAKIYKVDGRWYFLIAQWFQKKGELRDRKQVVLRSKTDSIYGPYENKIVLERGNGFARSCSQGALMQAADKSWWYTHQLIQNIDSPFQGRPQCLEPVTWIDGWPIIGQDVDGDGIGEPVRQHQKPIKGFAINAPMTDDDFSQSRLGPSWEWNHNPRDSHWSLTERPGWLRLKACVPIPKDQYAGSKDQVFWRACNTVSQRIMGTTVGSAVAKFDLSSMAPGQQAGFVRFGGQFHLLGVEVEDSMKKHLFFMNHDGTKLIGPEITTQILFLRTRNLADQARFEYSTDGETFQSFGPEFTLVFGSWTGDRLGLFCWNENEEAGCVDIDSFRYDYDGPKATR; this is encoded by the coding sequence ATGAAACTTGCATCCCTTCCAGGGCTAGTCCTACTGGTGTTGCTTTCAAGCCCTGCAACCGCTCAGCAAACCGGCAGCTGGGGCGACCAGGGCGATGGCACCTATCGGAATCCGATCCTGAACGCGGACTACCCGGATGTGGACGTGGAACAAGTTGGCGATACGTACTACATGATCTCGTCCAAGCAGCACATGAGCCCAGGCATGGTGATCTTGGAATCCAAGGACATGGTCAACTGGACCAGCATCGGTCATGTTTGGAAGCGACTCGATTGGGCCCCTGAATACGACTGGGACCAAATGAATGGATACTCATTCGGCGTCTGGGCCGGTGACCTCGCTTATCACGACGGCACATGGTACTGCTACCAAATTGATTTCAAGCACGGGCTGTATATGAGTTCCGCCGCAGACATTCACGGCCCTTGGTCGACTCCGGTTCAAATGCTTCCAACGGAAAAGGTGTTTGACGACCCTGCGGTTTTTTGGGACGACACTGCTCATCAAGCCTACCTGCTCTGCAACACCGGCACGAAGCAGCGGACCGAACGTGATGGAAAGGGCGGAAACGAGAATCGTCTTTATAAGATGAGTTGGGATGGCCAGCGAATCGAAGACGAAGGGACGGTGATCTACAGGGGGACGGGCGCTGAGGCAGCAAAGATTTATAAGGTGGATGGCCGCTGGTATTTTTTAATTGCGCAGTGGTTTCAGAAAAAAGGCGAGTTGCGTGATCGCAAACAGGTTGTGTTGCGGTCAAAGACCGACAGCATCTATGGTCCTTATGAAAACAAAATTGTGCTGGAACGGGGTAACGGGTTCGCACGCAGTTGTAGCCAAGGCGCTCTGATGCAAGCTGCGGACAAGTCGTGGTGGTACACGCATCAATTGATCCAAAACATTGACAGTCCCTTTCAGGGGCGTCCTCAATGTCTTGAACCCGTCACCTGGATCGACGGTTGGCCCATCATTGGTCAAGACGTGGATGGCGACGGCATCGGTGAACCGGTCAGGCAGCACCAAAAACCGATCAAGGGTTTTGCAATCAACGCCCCCATGACGGACGACGATTTCTCGCAATCGCGGCTTGGTCCGAGTTGGGAATGGAATCACAATCCGCGTGACTCCCATTGGTCCTTGACCGAGCGCCCCGGGTGGTTGCGACTGAAGGCCTGCGTGCCGATTCCAAAAGATCAATACGCTGGCAGTAAAGATCAAGTCTTCTGGCGTGCATGCAATACGGTCAGCCAACGAATTATGGGGACGACCGTTGGATCCGCCGTCGCAAAGTTTGATCTGTCGAGTATGGCGCCGGGCCAACAAGCCGGCTTTGTTCGTTTTGGTGGCCAGTTTCATTTGCTTGGCGTTGAAGTCGAGGATTCGATGAAGAAGCATTTGTTCTTCATGAACCATGATGGAACCAAGCTCATTGGCCCAGAGATCACCACGCAGATTCTCTTTCTTCGAACTCGAAACCTGGCCGATCAAGCTAGGTTTGAATACAGCACCGACGGCGAGACCTTCCAATCGTTCGGACCCGAGTTCACGTTGGTGTTCGGCAGTTGGACCGGCGATCGGTTGGGCTTGTTTTGCTGGAACGAAAATGAAGAAGCGGGCTGCGTGGACATCGACTCTTTCCGCTATGACTACGACGGCCCCAAAGCAACGAGATGA
- a CDS encoding NAD(P)-dependent methylenetetrahydromethanopterin dehydrogenase: MPLPKLLIQLDVDEHPSSFDGVVAYDSGVDHLLRYASVTADNVTSLVHGAMFTRGSDQLRNTAIFVGGSNVTAAEQLMKKVHECFFGPVRVSTMLDANGCNTTAAAAVVCAAREVKLDAATAVVLGATGPVGQRVTRMLAREGAKVRATSRSIQRASEVCDSINASCLGCGSVEPDQVNGIDDARRVLREATIVVACGAAGTQLIDKQTLANCDQLKVAIDLNAVPPAGIEGVEVTHQSARVGEVVTYGAIGVGGLKMKTHRAAIKALFESNEKVLDDQQIYEIAKQLG, encoded by the coding sequence ATGCCTCTCCCTAAATTGCTCATCCAACTTGACGTCGACGAGCACCCTAGTAGCTTCGATGGGGTGGTCGCCTACGATAGCGGCGTCGATCATTTGCTCCGCTATGCCAGCGTGACAGCCGATAACGTCACGTCTCTCGTGCATGGTGCCATGTTCACACGCGGTAGCGATCAGCTTCGCAACACCGCGATTTTTGTTGGTGGGTCAAACGTCACCGCCGCCGAGCAATTGATGAAGAAGGTCCACGAGTGTTTTTTTGGGCCGGTTAGGGTTTCAACCATGCTCGATGCAAACGGATGCAATACCACGGCCGCCGCCGCGGTGGTCTGCGCCGCGAGAGAAGTCAAGCTTGATGCGGCAACGGCGGTCGTCTTGGGAGCGACCGGCCCGGTGGGTCAACGCGTCACCCGCATGCTGGCTCGGGAAGGGGCGAAGGTGCGAGCCACTAGCCGTTCGATCCAGCGAGCCTCGGAGGTCTGTGACTCTATCAATGCCAGTTGCCTGGGGTGTGGGTCGGTGGAGCCGGATCAAGTTAACGGAATCGATGACGCCCGTCGTGTGCTTCGCGAGGCAACGATCGTGGTCGCCTGTGGTGCCGCCGGAACGCAATTGATCGACAAGCAAACCCTTGCCAACTGCGATCAATTGAAGGTTGCGATTGATCTCAACGCAGTGCCACCCGCTGGGATCGAAGGGGTTGAAGTAACCCATCAATCGGCAAGAGTCGGCGAAGTGGTGACGTACGGCGCGATCGGAGTTGGTGGATTGAAGATGAAGACTCACCGAGCCGCGATCAAAGCACTGTTTGAATCAAACGAGAAGGTGCTTGACGATCAGCAGATCTATGAGATCGCAAAGCAATTGGGATGA